One genomic segment of Ricinus communis isolate WT05 ecotype wild-type chromosome 3, ASM1957865v1, whole genome shotgun sequence includes these proteins:
- the LOC8262674 gene encoding ubiquinol oxidase, mitochondrial isoform X1 gives MNRVVIRSVLRGLQVNGGGGRCISTAASGGGAAAVAAAAVEIWSRELRSKNGAYSYGVCCWRRMMSTSQLTEQSEKAVAKKEEASEVKGVESVKVNDSKAVVSSYWGIVRPKVLREDGSEWPWNCFMPWETYQSNTAIDLSKHHVPKTFLDKVAYRTVKLLRVPTDIFFRRRYGCRAMMLETVAAVPGMVGGMLLHLRSLRKFQQSGGWIKALLEEAENERMHLMTMVELVQPRWYERLLVLAVQGVFFNAYFVLYLLSPKLAHRITGYLEEEAIHSYTEFLKDIKEGKIENIPAPAISIDYWRLPKDATLEDVITVIRADEAHHRDVNHFASDIHYQGKELREAPAPLGYH, from the exons atgaatcgCGTAGTGATTAGGTCGGTTCTGCGAGGCTTACAGGTGAACGGAGGTGGCGGGAGGTGCATTTCCACGGCGGCTAGTGGTGGCGGTGCCGCTGCCGTTGCCGCTGCCGCCGTGGAGATATGGAGTAGGGAGTTGAGGAGTAAAAACGGTGCGTATAGTTATGGAGTGTGTTGCTGGAGGAGAATGATGAGTACGTCACAGTTGACGGAGCAGTCGGAGAAAGCGGTGGCGAAGAAAGAGGAGGCGTCGGAGGTGAAAGGAGTAGAGTCGGTGAAAGTGAATGATAGTAAAGCGGTGGTATCGAGTTATTGGGGGATAGTGAGGCCTAAGGTTCTTAGAGAAGATGGAAGTGAATGGCCTTGGAATTGTTTTATG CCATGGGAGACATATCAGTCAAACACAGCTATAGATCTGAGTAAGCATCATGTGCCTAAGACGTTTCTTGATAAAGTTGCTTATCGGACTGTCAAGCTCCTTCGTGTTCCTACCGATATATTCTTCAGG AGACGGTATGGATGTCGTGCAATGATGTTGGAGACGGTGGCTGCTGTCCCTGGTATGGTCGGAGGGATGCTGCTACACTTAAGATCTCTCCGCAAGTTCCAGCAAAGTGGCGGCTGGATTAAAGCTCTGCTTGAGGAAGCAGAGAATGAGAGAATGCATTTGATGACAATGGTGGAGCTTGTCCAGCCCAGGTGGTATGAGAGGCTACTGGTCCTCGCTGTGCAGGGTGTTTTCTTTAATGCTTATTTTGTGCTTTATCTACTCTCTCCTAAACTGGCTCATAGAATTACTGGGTATTTGGAGGAAGAGGCTATACACTCATATACCGAGTTTCTGAAAGATATCAAAGAGGGTAAAATTGAAAACATCCCAGCTCCTGCTATTTCAATTGACTACTGGAGGCTGCCTAAGGATGCAACCCTTGAGGATGTTATCACTGTGATCCGTGCTGATGAAGCTCACCATCGTGATGTCAACCACTTTGCTTCT GATATTCATTATCAGGGTAAGGAATTGAGGGAGGCACCAGCCCCTCTTGGTTATCACTGA
- the LOC8262674 gene encoding ubiquinol oxidase, mitochondrial isoform X2: MNRVVIRSVLRGLQVNGGAVEIWSRELRSKNGAYSYGVCCWRRMMSTSQLTEQSEKAVAKKEEASEVKGVESVKVNDSKAVVSSYWGIVRPKVLREDGSEWPWNCFMPWETYQSNTAIDLSKHHVPKTFLDKVAYRTVKLLRVPTDIFFRRRYGCRAMMLETVAAVPGMVGGMLLHLRSLRKFQQSGGWIKALLEEAENERMHLMTMVELVQPRWYERLLVLAVQGVFFNAYFVLYLLSPKLAHRITGYLEEEAIHSYTEFLKDIKEGKIENIPAPAISIDYWRLPKDATLEDVITVIRADEAHHRDVNHFASDIHYQGKELREAPAPLGYH, from the exons atgaatcgCGTAGTGATTAGGTCGGTTCTGCGAGGCTTACAGGTGAACGGAGGT GCCGTGGAGATATGGAGTAGGGAGTTGAGGAGTAAAAACGGTGCGTATAGTTATGGAGTGTGTTGCTGGAGGAGAATGATGAGTACGTCACAGTTGACGGAGCAGTCGGAGAAAGCGGTGGCGAAGAAAGAGGAGGCGTCGGAGGTGAAAGGAGTAGAGTCGGTGAAAGTGAATGATAGTAAAGCGGTGGTATCGAGTTATTGGGGGATAGTGAGGCCTAAGGTTCTTAGAGAAGATGGAAGTGAATGGCCTTGGAATTGTTTTATG CCATGGGAGACATATCAGTCAAACACAGCTATAGATCTGAGTAAGCATCATGTGCCTAAGACGTTTCTTGATAAAGTTGCTTATCGGACTGTCAAGCTCCTTCGTGTTCCTACCGATATATTCTTCAGG AGACGGTATGGATGTCGTGCAATGATGTTGGAGACGGTGGCTGCTGTCCCTGGTATGGTCGGAGGGATGCTGCTACACTTAAGATCTCTCCGCAAGTTCCAGCAAAGTGGCGGCTGGATTAAAGCTCTGCTTGAGGAAGCAGAGAATGAGAGAATGCATTTGATGACAATGGTGGAGCTTGTCCAGCCCAGGTGGTATGAGAGGCTACTGGTCCTCGCTGTGCAGGGTGTTTTCTTTAATGCTTATTTTGTGCTTTATCTACTCTCTCCTAAACTGGCTCATAGAATTACTGGGTATTTGGAGGAAGAGGCTATACACTCATATACCGAGTTTCTGAAAGATATCAAAGAGGGTAAAATTGAAAACATCCCAGCTCCTGCTATTTCAATTGACTACTGGAGGCTGCCTAAGGATGCAACCCTTGAGGATGTTATCACTGTGATCCGTGCTGATGAAGCTCACCATCGTGATGTCAACCACTTTGCTTCT GATATTCATTATCAGGGTAAGGAATTGAGGGAGGCACCAGCCCCTCTTGGTTATCACTGA